Genomic DNA from Acidisoma sp. PAMC 29798:
CCCTCGCAGATGGCACCCCGGTCATCGTTCCCTGCAGCCAGAACAACGGCTTCAAGCTGCGCGCCGAGGATCTGGAAGCCGCCATCACGCCGCGCACCAAGTGGCTGATGATCAACAGCCCCTGCAACCCGACCGGCGCCGCCTATACCGCCGAGGAACTGCGCCCGATCGCGGATGTGCTGCTGCGTCATCCCGATATTTGGGTTCTGACTGACGATATCTACGAAAAGCTCGTCTATGATGGTTTCGTGCCGGCGACGCTCGCCCAGGTCGAGCCGAAGCTGAAGGACCGCACGCTGACCATGAACGGTTGCAGCAAGGCCTATGCGATGACCGGTTGGCGCATCGGCTTCTGCGGCGGGCCGGTCGCGTTGATCAAGGCGATGGACAAGCTTCAGAGCCAATCGACGTCGAACACAAGCAGCATCAGCCAGGCAGCAGCGGTCGAGGCACTGAACGGCGACCAGGGCTTCATCGCCGACATGGTGGCGGTCTATAAGGAGCGGCGTGACATCGTGGTTGAGAGGCTCAACCGCGCGCCGGGCCTCAATTGCGCGACGCCGGAGGGCGCCTTCTACGTCTTCCCGTCGATCCACGGCTGCATTGGCAAGACCACGCGTGGTGGGGCGGTGATTTCCGACGACGAGAGCTTCGTCATCGCGCTGCTGGAAGAAGAAGGCGTCGCCGCCGTGCATGGCTCCGCCTTCGTCTATCCGGGGCATTTCCGCATCAGTTACGCGACCGATACCGACTCGCTCATCAAAGCCTGTGAGCGCATCCAGCATTTCTGTGAGGGGCTGGCATAGGTCAGGCGATGCCCGCACTCGCCGCGCGGCTCGGTCGCGCGGAAACGGCCGCCGCCGTGCTGATGTCCACGCGTGCGCGGGAGATGCGCGCCGCCGGGCATGACGTCATCTCTCTCGCGATCGGTGAGCCGGATTTTCCGACCCCGCCGGTCGCGATCGAGGCCGCCCATCGCGCGGCGCTGGATGGACTGACGAAATATCCGCCCGTCGATGGCACGGCCGCCCTCAAGGCGGCGGTGCAGCGGAAATTTCAGCGTGACCAGAGGCTCGATTTCCCGCTCAACCAGATCATGGTGAGCAATGGCGGCAAGCAGGCGATCTTCAACGCCTTCGCGGCGACCCTCGATGAGGGTGATGAGGTGGTTATCCCCTCACCCTATTGGTCATCCTATGCCTTGACCGCGCAACTTCTCGGCGGCGTTTCGGTGCTGGTGTCCTGCCCCGAGAATAACGGCTTTCGTTTGCGGCCTGAGGATCTGGACGCGGCGATCACCTCCCGCACCAAATGGGTGGTGTTGAATTCACCCAACAATCCGACCGGCGCCGCCTATGACGCCGCGCAACTGGGTGCCTTGGCGGCGGTGCTGCGAAAGCATCCGCAGGTCTGGATTTTCTCAGACGAGATCTACGAACATCTTCGCTATGATGGTTTGGGCTCGGTCAGTCTCGCGGCTGTGGCACCGGACCTTGTGGACCGCATTCTCGTCATGTCCGGCGTGTCGAAGAGCTATGCCATGACCGGCTGGCGGATCGGTTTCTGCGGCGGGCCATTGGCCCTGATCCGCGCCATGACGGTGATCCAAAGCCATGCGACGGCTGGCATTTCAACCATCGGCCAGGCGGCGGCGGCGGCCGTGCTCGACGCCCCGCAGGACGTGGTAACCGAGATGGTCACGGCCTATCACCGTCGCCGCGATCTGGTGGTGGGATTGCTGCGCCAGGCGCCAGGCCTGACTTGCGCCGTGCCCGAGGGCGCCTTCTATGTCTTTCCCTCCGTCGCTGGCTGCATCGGCAAGCGCAGCGCGGGTGGCCGGATGATCGACACGGACCGCGATTTCGCGATGGCTTTGCTGGAGGAGACCTATGTCGCCCTGGTCCATGGCGGCGCCTTCGGCATGAGCCCACACGTACGCATCAGCTACGCGACGGACGATGCGTCCCTGATCGAAGCCTGTGCGCGGATCAAGGGGTTTTGCGAGGGGCTGGATTGACGCCTTCATGGTGCCGACAGTGACTTCAGGAAGAACGCGACGATCGCATCGTTAAACTGGTGATGAAATCGGGCGCGGTCAAAGCCCGGAGGATCGACGCACACCATCTCCCAAATCTTCGGAAGAGCCAGTCTCAGCTTCGGGTTACATGGCTGCATAAACGCGAAGTGGCCGGCGCCATCGACCCTATGGAAGTCGGGAGGTCGCGGTAGCGCCCGTCGAACGATGGCCGTGTTCGAGCGATAGGGGACGTTGCGGTCCTCCGATGCCGCCCAGAGCTGCACCGGGACAGTGACATGAGCCAGCGCGTCGCCCCCGAATGCAAAACCGAATCCCGGCGCCACCACCACGGCGGCCATGATCCGCGGATCGTGGACCCAATCACGCGCAGTGTGACGGCCCTTTGACGTCCCAAGCGTGCAGGCGAACTCACTGGGATCGGCGGCACAATGCGCCGCTGCGGCGGCCATATCCGGGACACCACCGATCGACACCAAGGCGGTGTAGGCGCCCGCGGAGAAGCCGAATATCCCGATGCGCTTGGGGTCGAGCCGATCATGGTCGGACCAATGGCCGAGCATATAGTCGATGACGCGGCTGATATGCCTGGGGCGATCGACCATCCATCTGCTGGCGGGTGCAGTTTCGTCAAAGCGATTATCGCCGGTATGGGTCACGGCCACCGCCACGAAGCCCGCCTCAGCGAGCGCGAAGGCTGTATCGGCATGTCCTCCCAGCCAACCGCCCTTGCCGTGCGAGATGATAACGAGCGGCAGGTGATGACCCGACACGCTGCCGTTCAGTGCGAGTGCCTGATGAACCAGTGCGTTCGGTTCCGCCGGCGCGGGGACATCACTCGGATACCAAATGCCCACGGCCAGTGGCGCGAAAGGTGGATCGGGAACAGTGGTAGTCTGAAATCCGACAGCACCGGCCGGTCGAACGAACAGCGCGGTCGTGCAGATGAGGAGTATGATGAAACGTCGCATACGATGGGTCATGTCGTGCTAATCGGCTGCGAAGTCGGAGCGAAATATCGCGCCAACACTCTGCGCAAGCGCTGCATGAATCAGTGCGCGAGTCCGTCCGCCCTTTGTGTCGTCACAGATCGCTTCCTCCCCAGTCTCTCTTAGTCTGGCGGACGCTCCCGGCTTGCACTCTGGAAAGGCACTATACTGGAGGGCATCGAACAGGACCGCGTATCGGGCCTGCGGGATGAAGCGTGTCAGCCCTTCCGCGTTCAGACCCGGCCACATCGTGCCAGGGTTGCCCAGGTTGATGAGGCCGACCGGGATCGAAATATGCGCAAGGCTCCTCGGCGTGAAACTGCGACTGAATTCTGGATCGATCACGACGATCGCCTTGATGCGCGTATCGAAATTTGAACGGCCAAGCTGGGGAAGACGGACGGTATGCAGATCGAGACCCGCTTTGCGGAAACGACCGCAATCCACACCGACGCCGCCTGCGTCACAAGACGCTCTGACACGCGCATCATCCAGCAGTCCGCCCGCGAGAGACAGCGCGGCCGTGCCACCAATCTGAAAGCCCAATACACCGATCTGGTTCTGATCGATCCGGGTGGACAGAGCGCCGTCGCCCAAAATTCCCGTCAACGCCGCTGAAACATCCGCCGGACGGAGCCAGAGTTCGGGCAAGGTTTGCGCGTCTGTCAGGCGCGTGGGGTCCGGTTGGCGCAGCATTGCGACCATGAACCCGCCGGCCGCAAGGCGGGACGCCATCCATGCGCCGATATTGGCGCCGGACCGCAACCCGCCCTGCGACAGGATGATCAGCGGCCAGCGCCCTTTCGCCATGGCAGCTCCGGCCAAGGCAGCTGTCCCCTGGAATAACGGGCTGCCAACGCCGACGAGGATGCTCCGGCCCGGTCCAGTCGCCGGATACCAGAGGGTGACATCTATGTCGGCACCGCGTTCCGGGACGGAAACTGCGATGATCTTCACCCCGACGACCGCGCCTTGATTAGATGGCGGCGCCGCCGCGACCGCCGCATTTCCGGCAACGGACAGCGCGAGGATTAAAACAAGCATTAAGGCGGGGCACCACGTCATTGAACAACCTCGAACCTTGATCTGAACGGCCGCCTGACATGCCGCAATTCTCGGCCGCATCGCGACCTAGATCGCGTTTCGGGTCGTCCCGGATCGTGATCGAGGGCATGGTGGGTCAGACACCCCCGTGACACTGGTTGCCCCATCCATGCTTTTTGTCCCGCTGCCCTTCGTGGCCGCCGCCTTTCTCGCGGTCCTCTTCGCCTCCATCGTCAGACGCGACGAGGCGCAAGCCGGAAACCGCGCCTTTCTCACCCTCATCGCCGCGTGTGCTGTCCAATCGGCGCTCATGGGTTTGCGCTGGGGCTATGGCGTCGAAGCCATCCGCTCCGTCATGCCGATCGTGGCGGCAGCACTCCCGCCGCTGGTCTATGCGAGCTTCGGCAGCCTGACCGCCCCAAGCACGACCCATCGTCCTCCCATCGCCTGGATGCATCTCGTGCCGGCCTGCGTCGTCGGTTCGCTGGTCGCGTTCTGGCGGCAGCCGATCGACGCCACCCTCATCGCCATCGATTTCGGCTACGCGGCAGCGCTTCTCTGGGTGGCCCGATCCGGTCCGGACGGCTTGAGACATGCCCGGCTTGAGGTCGGGCTATCGGCGTATCGGGCGCTTCAGCTTGCGGCGGCGGCCCTGGTCGCCTCCGCCCTGATCGACGCGTTCATCGCCTGGGATGTTGCATGGACACACGGAGCCCACGCCGCCCAGGTCATCTCGGTCGCCGATCTTATCGGCCTATTTGCGCTTGGCTATGCCGCATCCGTTGCGGGTAAGAGTCGGCCTGAGTCCGAGCCGGTTGCCGCCCCTCAGACCACCCCGCTCATCGACAATCAGGAGGATCACGCAGTCCTCGCGACGATCGACGACCTCATGCGAACGCAAAAGTTATTCCGGGACGCCAATCTCAATCTTGACCGCCTTGCGCGGAAGGCCGGCATGCCCGCACGGCGGATCTCCATGGCCATCAATCAACTGACGACCAGAAACGTCTCCCAGTATGTCAACGACCATCGTATCGCCGCGGCCTGCGATCTGTTGAAAACGACGTCGCTCGCAGTGACCACTATCATGTTCGACGTCGGCTTTCAGACGAAGTCCAATTTCAATCGCGAATTTCGGCGCGTGACAGGAACGAACCCAAGCGATTGGCGAACCCAATCTGGGTCGGTGAGCGGCGACGAGCATCGCAACGCGGATCTTTCAGACTGTGGAACAACACCGTCACGCGTTTCGTAAGACGCTCAATGCCTAACCCAAGGAATCGCCGCCGCCGCTTCCTCCGTCAGGTCTCGGAAGGCAAAGCGCTGCAAATGCCGGATGATCACATCCTCCAGCTGATGCAGTTCGTCCTCGCCCGGCGCCGAAGCCCGTAGCCGCAGCCCCGTCTCCTCGGCGATCGCGTCGCAGGTGCCGAAGGCGAAAACCATCCGCCCGTCCCGCTCATTCAGCGTTACCGCGATTTTATGCGCGAAATGCTTGCAGAGCTGGGCCATGTAGCGGGCGCTGATCGGCGTCGCCCACCACGCCTCGGATACTAGAAGCGCGCGGTCCGTTGTGTCCGCCATGGTTTCGATCCTTTCCATGTCTAAGCCTGTTCAATGGCGCGGGCCGCCGCATCCAGCGCATCGGCGATGGCCTGCGCCTCTCCGTCCGCCAATGGGCCGCGCGACAGGCGCATCCGCAGCGCCAACTTCATATTCTCGATGGCGCGCATCACCTGAGGCGCGCGACCGCCGGAAGTCGAGGCCGAGGCCCGCGCCATGCGCGCGAAGACCGCATCGACCATCGGCTTGTTCTCCGCCAGATGGGCACGGCCCTCTTCGGTGATCGTATAGAGTTTCCGCCCGCCACCGGTTTCGCTGACCGTTGCATAGCCCAATTCATTGAGCAGGGTCAGCGTCGGGTAGATGACGCCTGGGCTCGGGCTGTAGCTGCCACCAAGACGATCCTCGATCGCCTTGATGATTTCGTAGCCGTGCCGCGGCTGCTCCGCGATCAGGGCCAGCAGCACGAAGCGGAGCTCGCCCTGGTCGAAGACCCGGCTTCGGCCGCCGCCTTCCTGCATGAAGCCACGCCCGCGGCCGTGGTGCCCTCTGTCGTGACGACCCTCGGGCTGCGCCTCGTCGTCTCTCGCAAATCGGCGGCCGAAGCCACCGCGATGATGTCCAAACATGTCGTCTCCTGTGTTATCGACATGCCTAAGATATATCGAACTAAAGATGAGTCAAGATATATCTAAGTTAGTTTTCGATATCGCTGTACGGCCAAAATGGCACCGCCTCCGATCAGGCCCCAGAAGGCCCCGCCGATGCCGGCCAGATGCAGCCCAGAGGCAGACAGAAGAAACGTCACCATCGCCGCGTCGCGGTCGGCGGGCTCGGCCGCCGCATTGGCGAGCGACACGCCGAGAACGCCGAACAGGGCGACACCCGCCACGGCGAAGATCAGTACCGGCGAGCTGAGCGCCACAAAGGTGGTGATCACACCTGAGAGCAGGCCGAAAATGACATAGACGCCGCCATTCACGGCCCCGGCCCACCAGCGCCGCGCAGGGTCGGGATGCGCCTCATGCCCGGCGCAAAGCGCCGCCGTGATCGCCGCGAGGTTGATGGCGTTCCCGCCGAAGGGCGCGGCCAAAAGGCTGGAGATGCCCGTGACCGTCAGGATGGGTCCAGGACGCGGGCGGTAGCCGTTGAGGTTCAGCACAGCGAATCCGGGAATGTTCTGCCCCGCCATGGTGACGACGAACATCGGCAGCGCCACGCTGATGACGGCCGAAAGCGAGAAGCGCGGCGTCACCCAAACCAAATGGGGCAGCAGCGAGAGGGGTCTACCGTCGCCATGCAGCGTGAGTGCCGCGAGGCCAATGGCCACGACCACCGCCGCCGGCACCGCGAGCACGCGCCGAATGCGGCTAACGACCAGCCAGACCGCCAGAATGATCACGATGAAGAGCGGCTTTTCGCGGAGGCCGAGGATGGGCGCCAAACACAGGCTGAACACCACACCGGCGAGCATGGCACTGACCAGGGAGCGGGGGATGGCCGCGACGGCACGCCCGAGTGGTGACCAGAGGCCGGTCAGGATGATGAGACATCCACACACGACGAAGGCACCCACGGCATAGCCATAGCCGCCATGGACCGGCGGGGCGCTGGCGAGGAGGGCGGCGCCGGGTGTGGACCAGGCGACGCTGATCGGGATGCGCGTCCGCGTGCTGACATAGATGCCGCAGAGGCCCATGACGACCGACAACGCCAACAGCCCGGATGCCGCTTGGGCGGGGCTAGCCCCTGCTGCGCGCAGGCCGCTCACCACCACCGCGAAGGACCCGCCAAACCCCACGAACGCCGCCAGCACGCCCGCCATTGTCGCCTGAAGCGACATCTCTTCCCAAATCGTCCCGCGCATCGTCATCCAATCTTGTTGGCGAACCTGTCGCGGATGACGTTCAGGAGAATGCTGGGGCCGTCAACCGGCGGCGGCGGTCTGCAGAGCGGCGGAGAGCGCTTCGCTCATCCGCGCCCTATGGTTGCCGCGCTGGAGCCCCGACGGAGCCACGTGGAATGAGGGTCGTCGGCTGATTGGTGATCACCTCCTCCTCATCCTTGCCGTCATGCGGATTGATCCGCCGCAACAGCAACCGGCAAGCAGCACGGCCCAAGGCATGGCCGCTTTGGCGGACGGAGGTGAGGCCGGGTTCCATCAACTCGGCCATCGGAATGTCGTCGAAGCCGACGACGCTTACGTCCCCCGGAATGCGCAATCCCATCTCACGGCAGCAGAGCATGGCGCCGATGGCCATCATGTCATTCGCACAGAGCAGCGCGGTCGGCCGTTCGGCTGCCGGCACATCGAGCAGCGCGCGGGCGGCGACCATGCCCGAGGCTTGCTGATAGTCTCCATGCAAGATCGGCACGCCATCGGGATCGATGCCGGCGCCTGCCAGCGCCTCCCGATACCCCGACAGGCGCTGTTCGGCGGTCCAGAGCTGGGGCGGACCACCGATAATGCCGATGCGCCGATGGCCCATATCCAGGACATGCCCAGCCACGGCGCGCGCGCCACGGCGATTGTTGGACGTGACGGCAGGCACATCCAGGCCGGGAAGCTTTTCATCGACGAGGACGACCAGACCGCGCTGGATCAGTTCCAGCAAAGACGCCGTCAGCATGCCGCTGCCGCTGAGAAAAATCAGCCCGTCCAACCTGCGGGCGCGGACGACATGACTATAATAATCCTCCCAATGGGGCTGGGATTGGGTGGTGCAAAGGACGAGCAAGATGTCGCTCGCCTGGGCCGCTTCCTGCACCCCGGCGGCGACGGCGGCGAAATAAGGATTGGCGAGATCGGGCGCGATCAGGCCGATCGACGAGGCTTTTCCGGTCTTGAGATTGCGCGCCATGGTATTCGGCTCATAGCGCAGGGCTCGGATCGCGCTGGTGACACGCAAACGGGTTTCGGGCGACACATGGCCACTGTCATTGACGACGTAGCTGACCGTGCTGACGGCCACGCCGGCCACGCGGGCGACATCACGAATGGTCGGCCGGGGTGCCACCTCCGACGTCACGAGGGCGGCCGGTTGCAGCTCCGCCTTTTGCCTCATGGGGTAACCCGACCACGCAACACGTCAGTAGAAACCGTTTCGATCAGGGTAACGCCCGCCATGGTTGTCCATGACCATACCGCGCGCCGCAGGCCCGCCAAGAGCCTATTCCGCGATATGATCGAATTTTCTTCTTGAACTCTGGGTCGAACCGTTTCTACATCCGTCACCCTTCATCTCCCAAGGAGACCGCGATGACATCCGTTTGTTCGATACGACGCCTGGCTGCCTGCGCCCTCTCCGCCCTGCTCGCCCTATCGGTCGTGCCGGCGCGCGCAGCGACGCTGACGCCCGTGCGCTTCGTCTACGACTGGCCGGTGGCGGATTTCGACATGGTGCCCATCGTGGTTGGCCAGCAGATGGGTTTCTATGAGAAGCACGGCTTGAAGGTCGATGTGCTCTTCCCGCCTGACGCGACGACCACGGCGCGGATGCTCGCGACGTCACGGGCCGATATCGGCTTCGAGGCAACCACAGACCTCGTCTTCGCAGCGCAGCAGGGTGTGCCCGTCGTGGCCATTGCGAATTTCACACAGAGCAATAGCTGGTGCCTGATCGGCCGCCCCGGCGAAACCCTCGACATGAGCCAGTTGAAGGGCAAGTCCATCGGCGTCTTTACCGATTCATGGACCAAGGCGATGATGGGCTTCGTGCTCAAGAAGGCCAATCTGCAGGATACCGACGTCAAGCAGATTATTGCCCAGGATGACGATATTCCCCTGCTGCTGACAAAGAAGATCGACTTCGCGACCAACGCCGCCGCGTATGGTCTGGCCGAGATCGTCGATGGCGCCAAGCAGCAGCCGACGCTTGCTTGCAACGACGCGATCGGTGTGCCGAATATCCCGGTTTGGTCCTTCACGGCCGCGCCCGCCTGGCTGAAGACCAATGCCGCGACGGCCAAAGCCTGGCTTGCCGGCACCTCGGACGCGATCGACTGGAGCATCGCTCATCCCAAGGAAGCCGCCGCGATCTTCACCAAGGCCTATCCGCCCGCCGGCAGCCTCAATTACAACGTCATCGGCTGGACCTATACCGCGGGTCTGATGAAGGGGCCTGACGGCTACTTCAAGCAGAACGACACGCAGTGGACCGTGCTTCCCGCAGCGCTCAAGGACATCGGCCAGATCCCGGCCGTAAAGCCGCCGGCGACCTACTACACCAACGATTACCTGCCGTAATGGACGACCTCGCGCGGTATGAGCGGTCCCAGGCGATGGCCCGGGACACGCTGGCGGCAATCGGCGCCTTCATTCGGCCCGGCGCCACCGAGGCGAGCCTGCTGGCGGAATGTCGTCGGCTGATGGATGCACGCGGTGCCACCGGTTACTGGTGGTTCGGCGTGCCGGCGGTGATCCTCGCC
This window encodes:
- a CDS encoding pyridoxal phosphate-dependent aminotransferase, with the protein product MSLTAERLNRISPSQTIAISSKARALKAAGRDIISLSAGEPDFDTPANVKAAAIRAIEAGDTKYTDVAGTAALRAAVAAKFKRDSGLDYTPAEIMVSTGGKQVIYNAMVATLNAGDEVIIPSPCWVSYPDIVSLADGTPVIVPCSQNNGFKLRAEDLEAAITPRTKWLMINSPCNPTGAAYTAEELRPIADVLLRHPDIWVLTDDIYEKLVYDGFVPATLAQVEPKLKDRTLTMNGCSKAYAMTGWRIGFCGGPVALIKAMDKLQSQSTSNTSSISQAAAVEALNGDQGFIADMVAVYKERRDIVVERLNRAPGLNCATPEGAFYVFPSIHGCIGKTTRGGAVISDDESFVIALLEEEGVAAVHGSAFVYPGHFRISYATDTDSLIKACERIQHFCEGLA
- a CDS encoding benzoate/H(+) symporter BenE family transporter, which gives rise to MRGTIWEEMSLQATMAGVLAAFVGFGGSFAVVVSGLRAAGASPAQAASGLLALSVVMGLCGIYVSTRTRIPISVAWSTPGAALLASAPPVHGGYGYAVGAFVVCGCLIILTGLWSPLGRAVAAIPRSLVSAMLAGVVFSLCLAPILGLREKPLFIVIILAVWLVVSRIRRVLAVPAAVVVAIGLAALTLHGDGRPLSLLPHLVWVTPRFSLSAVISVALPMFVVTMAGQNIPGFAVLNLNGYRPRPGPILTVTGISSLLAAPFGGNAINLAAITAALCAGHEAHPDPARRWWAGAVNGGVYVIFGLLSGVITTFVALSSPVLIFAVAGVALFGVLGVSLANAAAEPADRDAAMVTFLLSASGLHLAGIGGAFWGLIGGGAILAVQRYRKLT
- a CDS encoding alpha/beta hydrolase family protein, whose amino-acid sequence is MLVLILALSVAGNAAVAAAPPSNQGAVVGVKIIAVSVPERGADIDVTLWYPATGPGRSILVGVGSPLFQGTAALAGAAMAKGRWPLIILSQGGLRSGANIGAWMASRLAAGGFMVAMLRQPDPTRLTDAQTLPELWLRPADVSAALTGILGDGALSTRIDQNQIGVLGFQIGGTAALSLAGGLLDDARVRASCDAGGVGVDCGRFRKAGLDLHTVRLPQLGRSNFDTRIKAIVVIDPEFSRSFTPRSLAHISIPVGLINLGNPGTMWPGLNAEGLTRFIPQARYAVLFDALQYSAFPECKPGASARLRETGEEAICDDTKGGRTRALIHAALAQSVGAIFRSDFAAD
- a CDS encoding helix-turn-helix domain-containing protein, translated to MLFVPLPFVAAAFLAVLFASIVRRDEAQAGNRAFLTLIAACAVQSALMGLRWGYGVEAIRSVMPIVAAALPPLVYASFGSLTAPSTTHRPPIAWMHLVPACVVGSLVAFWRQPIDATLIAIDFGYAAALLWVARSGPDGLRHARLEVGLSAYRALQLAAAALVASALIDAFIAWDVAWTHGAHAAQVISVADLIGLFALGYAASVAGKSRPESEPVAAPQTTPLIDNQEDHAVLATIDDLMRTQKLFRDANLNLDRLARKAGMPARRISMAINQLTTRNVSQYVNDHRIAAACDLLKTTSLAVTTIMFDVGFQTKSNFNREFRRVTGTNPSDWRTQSGSVSGDEHRNADLSDCGTTPSRVS
- a CDS encoding ABC transporter substrate-binding protein, translating into MTSVCSIRRLAACALSALLALSVVPARAATLTPVRFVYDWPVADFDMVPIVVGQQMGFYEKHGLKVDVLFPPDATTTARMLATSRADIGFEATTDLVFAAQQGVPVVAIANFTQSNSWCLIGRPGETLDMSQLKGKSIGVFTDSWTKAMMGFVLKKANLQDTDVKQIIAQDDDIPLLLTKKIDFATNAAAYGLAEIVDGAKQQPTLACNDAIGVPNIPVWSFTAAPAWLKTNAATAKAWLAGTSDAIDWSIAHPKEAAAIFTKAYPPAGSLNYNVIGWTYTAGLMKGPDGYFKQNDTQWTVLPAALKDIGQIPAVKPPATYYTNDYLP
- a CDS encoding PadR family transcriptional regulator, encoding MFGHHRGGFGRRFARDDEAQPEGRHDRGHHGRGRGFMQEGGGRSRVFDQGELRFVLLALIAEQPRHGYEIIKAIEDRLGGSYSPSPGVIYPTLTLLNELGYATVSETGGGRKLYTITEEGRAHLAENKPMVDAVFARMARASASTSGGRAPQVMRAIENMKLALRMRLSRGPLADGEAQAIADALDAAARAIEQA
- a CDS encoding pyridoxal phosphate-dependent aminotransferase gives rise to the protein MPALAARLGRAETAAAVLMSTRAREMRAAGHDVISLAIGEPDFPTPPVAIEAAHRAALDGLTKYPPVDGTAALKAAVQRKFQRDQRLDFPLNQIMVSNGGKQAIFNAFAATLDEGDEVVIPSPYWSSYALTAQLLGGVSVLVSCPENNGFRLRPEDLDAAITSRTKWVVLNSPNNPTGAAYDAAQLGALAAVLRKHPQVWIFSDEIYEHLRYDGLGSVSLAAVAPDLVDRILVMSGVSKSYAMTGWRIGFCGGPLALIRAMTVIQSHATAGISTIGQAAAAAVLDAPQDVVTEMVTAYHRRRDLVVGLLRQAPGLTCAVPEGAFYVFPSVAGCIGKRSAGGRMIDTDRDFAMALLEETYVALVHGGAFGMSPHVRISYATDDASLIEACARIKGFCEGLD
- a CDS encoding DUF2218 domain-containing protein; translation: MADTTDRALLVSEAWWATPISARYMAQLCKHFAHKIAVTLNERDGRMVFAFGTCDAIAEETGLRLRASAPGEDELHQLEDVIIRHLQRFAFRDLTEEAAAAIPWVRH
- a CDS encoding alpha/beta hydrolase family protein, whose protein sequence is MTHRMRRFIILLICTTALFVRPAGAVGFQTTTVPDPPFAPLAVGIWYPSDVPAPAEPNALVHQALALNGSVSGHHLPLVIISHGKGGWLGGHADTAFALAEAGFVAVAVTHTGDNRFDETAPASRWMVDRPRHISRVIDYMLGHWSDHDRLDPKRIGIFGFSAGAYTALVSIGGVPDMAAAAAHCAADPSEFACTLGTSKGRHTARDWVHDPRIMAAVVVAPGFGFAFGGDALAHVTVPVQLWAASEDRNVPYRSNTAIVRRALPRPPDFHRVDGAGHFAFMQPCNPKLRLALPKIWEMVCVDPPGFDRARFHHQFNDAIVAFFLKSLSAP
- a CDS encoding LacI family DNA-binding transcriptional regulator — protein: MRQKAELQPAALVTSEVAPRPTIRDVARVAGVAVSTVSYVVNDSGHVSPETRLRVTSAIRALRYEPNTMARNLKTGKASSIGLIAPDLANPYFAAVAAGVQEAAQASDILLVLCTTQSQPHWEDYYSHVVRARRLDGLIFLSGSGMLTASLLELIQRGLVVLVDEKLPGLDVPAVTSNNRRGARAVAGHVLDMGHRRIGIIGGPPQLWTAEQRLSGYREALAGAGIDPDGVPILHGDYQQASGMVAARALLDVPAAERPTALLCANDMMAIGAMLCCREMGLRIPGDVSVVGFDDIPMAELMEPGLTSVRQSGHALGRAACRLLLRRINPHDGKDEEEVITNQPTTLIPRGSVGAPARQP